The nucleotide window TTATATAATATATTTTGTTATTAATTTCCTTTTACAGTAAATCAGAGTGTAAATATAGGACAGCTTTTAATTTATTTCAAAAAAAGGTTTGATTTTTTTGTATTTTTTTATAATTATATAGCCAAAATGCTTAAATCTGCCATAAATACCTGCATTTATTTTATAATGAAAAACTTTCACCGCAACTACAAGTGCGTGCTGCATTAGGATTGATAAAATGAAAGCCTTTGCCGTTTAAGCCTTCTGAAAAATCTAAAGTAGAACCATATAAATAGAGTAAACTGCGCGGATTGGTCACAATTTTTTCGCCTTTATCTTCAAAAATTTGGTCATCGGGCTGCATAGATTGGTCAAAATCCATCTGATAGCTCAAACCGGAGCAGCCGCCGCTTGTTACTGCAACGCGAATAAATGCTACGGGCGAAAGTCCGTCTTCCGTGCGGAGTTTTTCTATGCGTTCCTTTGCCTGAGGTGATAAATATATCATAGTAATAATTGTGTTTAGTGTGAAAATTTTTAACAAAACAGACTAAACCTTTACTTTCAAAACGTAAAGTGTTTTGAAAAAGTTTCTTTCTTTTGCATAAATTTTATAAAATATTGCTCTATGCTGGAGGCATTTTTTCATGCAAATTATACAGAGGCGGGCTGCGACGAAGCGGGGCGGGGTTGTTTGGCAGGTCCTGTGACGGCGGCGGCGGTGATTTTGAAAAAGGATTTTTACCACCCGCTTCTCAACGACTCCAAGCAGCTCAATGAGTCGCAACGACTGCTGCTGCGCGATTATATTATGGAGCAGGCTCAGGCGTGGGCGATAGCGACTGCTTCGCCGGCAGAAATCGACCATTATAACATTTTGCGGGCTTCTATGCTGGCAATGCACCGTGCTTTAGACCAATTGTTGCTGCGCCCTGAGTTGATTTTGGTGGACGGCAACTTTTTTGTGCCTTACCATTTTGTGCCGCATCGCTGTTTTATAAAAGGTGATGGGCGTTTTGCGGCGATAGCGGCTGCTTCGGTATTGGCAAAAACCGCCCGCGATGCCGAAATGGAAAAACTGCACGAATCCTATCCGCAATATAATTGGCTGAACAATAAGGGCTACCCCACCGAAGCGCACCGCAAAGCAGTGGCTCAGTTCGGAAAGTCGCCCCACCATCGCCAATCTTTTAAAGTAAAGTCGTAAAAAAACAGCAACGAAATATTTATCATTCAAAGAATAACAATTTCTGTAACTTTGAACGTCTATCATTTAATGCCTATCATTT belongs to Sphingobacteriales bacterium and includes:
- a CDS encoding ribonuclease HII, coding for MLEAFFHANYTEAGCDEAGRGCLAGPVTAAAVILKKDFYHPLLNDSKQLNESQRLLLRDYIMEQAQAWAIATASPAEIDHYNILRASMLAMHRALDQLLLRPELILVDGNFFVPYHFVPHRCFIKGDGRFAAIAAASVLAKTARDAEMEKLHESYPQYNWLNNKGYPTEAHRKAVAQFGKSPHHRQSFKVKS
- a CDS encoding iron-sulfur cluster assembly accessory protein; the protein is MIYLSPQAKERIEKLRTEDGLSPVAFIRVAVTSGGCSGLSYQMDFDQSMQPDDQIFEDKGEKIVTNPRSLLYLYGSTLDFSEGLNGKGFHFINPNAARTCSCGESFSL